The DNA sequence GATCCGGCGTATGAGTGTATTTGGAAGTTATTGGATGCGATTGACAGTTATATTCCGACGCCGCAGCGGGATGTGGACAAGCCGTTTTTGTTGGCGATTGAGGATATTTTTTCGATTACGGGTCGTGGTACGGTGGTGACGGGTCGAGTGGAGCGTGGTCGTTTGAAGCCGGGTGAGGAGGTGGAGATTGTTGGTTTTGGCAAGCGGTTCAAGACGGTGGCGACGTCATTGGAGATGTTTCGGAAGATATTGGATGAGGGTGTTGCTGGAGATAACATCGGGATATTATTGCGTGGTGTTGGCAAGGATGAGGTTGAGCGTGGTATGGTGGTGGCGCGGCCGGACAGTATCAATCCGCACAAGCGTTTCAATGCCGAGGTTTACGTATTGAAGAAGGAGGAGGGTGGTCGTCATACGCCGTTTTTCAATGGTTATCGGCCGCAGTTTTATGTGCGGACGACTGATGTGACGGGTGTGGTGAAGTTGCCTGAAGGTGTTGAGATGGTGATGCCTGGGGACAATGCGAATTTAGAGGTTGAGTTGATTACGCCGGTTGCGATTGAGCAGGGTCTGCGGTTTGCGATTCGTGAAGGCGGCAAGACCGTCGGCGCCGGCGTCGTCACAAAGATAATAGAATAATGAATAAATTAAGAATCAGATTAAAATCATACGATCACCGCATACTCGACCAATCAGTAAAGGCGATTGTGGAGACCGCCAAGCGCTTCGGTGTGAATATTTCAGGTCCCATTCCGATTCCCACTGAACGTTCTCTATACACAGTGCTCCGTTCACCGCATGTCGATAAAAAATCACGCGAACAGTTTGAACTGCGCGTTCACAAACGGCTCATCGAGTTGAACGACGTCACCTCTGATATAATCGACGCACTCAATAAACTGGAGATTCCAGCGGGTGTATATATTGAAGTGAAGGCGATGTAACATGGTCGGACTCATCGGTAAAAAAATAGGTATGTCCCAGGTGTTCAAAGAAGACGGCGTTGTTGTTCCGGTCAGCATGATCGAAGCCGGCCCCTGCCCTATCGTACAGGTCAAGGATGAAAAGAGTGACGGATACAAAGCGATCCAGCTCGGTTTCGGTGAAAAGAAGAACATCAACAAACCGCTTGAAGGCCATCTCAAAAAGGCGGGGTTGAAATCGGTCAAACGCCTCTTTGAAATCAGGGTGAACAATCCTGAAAAATATAAGGTCGGTGAACGGATAGATGTTTCGATATTCAAAGACGGCGATAAAATTTCGGTCACAGGCTGGACCAAGGGACGCGGCTTTGCAGGAGGTGTTAAACGATGGGGCTGGCACGGCGGACCGGCTTCCCACGGTTCCATGTCCCATCGGAGAATTGGCTCAGCCGGGCCCGGCTCTTCGCCTGGAAGAATATGGAAAAATAAAACAATGCCCGGCAGGTATGGAAATGAAAGGGTCACCATAAAAAATCTTGAGGTCGTGAAAGTGGATAAGGAAAAGAATATGCTCTACATAAAAGGCGCGGTACCCGGTGCAAGAAACAGTTATCTTTTACTATTGAAAGAGGAATAATGGAAACAAAATTGTTTGACAGAGAAGGTAAAGAAGTCGGTGTCGTAAAACTGGCGGATGATATATTCAACCAGCAGATAAACAAGGTTTTACTGTGGGAGAATGTTACTGCACTTTTGAAAAATCAGCGCAAAGGCACGGCGTGTACAAAAAGCAGAGCAGAAGTCAGAGGCGGCGGCAAAAAACCTTATCGCCAGAAAGGCATCGGCTGGGCGCGGCACGGTTCAATCCGCTCACCCATCTGGAGGGGCGGAGGAGTGACCTTTGGACCGAAACCGCGTGATTACCGAGTCAATATACCGAAAAAGAAGAAATTCAAAGCGCTCCTTTCGTCACTCAGCGCCAAGGCGAAAGAAGAAAGAATAAAAATAATCACCGAGCTCACGGTCGATTCACCGAAGACGAAGGAGATCGCCGGAATTTTAAAGAAGTTCAACCTGGAACAAGCCAAAACCCTGCTCAGCACTGAAAAGATCGATAACAATCTGAAACTGGCATGCCGCAACATCCCCAATCTCACTCTTAAGAGGGTCAATGAAATCAACTGTCTGGATATCCTTTCTGCGGATTATCTCTTGATGACAAAAAACGCCCTGCAGGAATTGGAGAAGAGATGCGCTACGAAAAAATAATAAAAAAAGCACTCATCACAGAAAAGGCGAGTCGTCTGAGGGAGATGAACATCTATCAATTCGTCGTGTCGAAGAAAGCGAACAAAGCACAGATAAAGGAAGCAGTCGAAAAGCTGTTTGGTGTGCAGGTGATAGACGTGAAGACCGCGAATCTTCCCGGTAAACCGAGAAGATTGGGACGCTCTGAAGGATATGTCTCCGGTTACAAAAAAGCATCTGTTACACTCAAACAAGGACAAACAATCGAAATAGCAGAAGGAGTATAATGGGAATCAAAAAATATCGACCAACAACCCCGGCACGAAGATATTATACGGTGAATAAACCGGACATAACCAAAAAAGAGCCGGAAAAGTCGTTGATATTTTCCAAAAAGAATTCTGGCGGCAGAAATAACCTGGGAAGAATAACTGCACGCCATCGCGGAGGTGGACACCACAAGATTATAAGGATGGTGGATTTCCGGCGGGACAAAGACAATATATCCGCAGTGGTTCAGGCGATCGAGTATGATCCGAATCGGAGCGCCCTTCTCGCCCTGCTTGCTTATGCGGATGGAGAAAAACGATATATCATCTGTCCTGAAGGACTGTCAGTCGGGGATTCGGTGATTTCGGGTGAAGACGTCCCCATAAAAATAGGGAATTGTCTTCCTATGCGCTCCATTCCTCTTGGGGTCGAAATCCACAATATCGAGCTATCGCCCAATAAAGGTGCTGAGCTTGTACGAAGCGCCGGTCTCTCCTGCCAGCTACTGGCAAAAGAAGGACGATACGGCCATATAAAATTACCATCCGGTGAGATAAGACTCATTGACCTGGGTTGTCGCGCGACGATCGGAAAGGTCTCCAATGCACTCCATTCCAGTGTTTCAATGGGTAAGGCGGGTAGAACAAGGCACCAGGGAATAAGACCCCATGTAAGAGGTGTGGCGATGAATCCTATTGATCATCCCTTAGGCGGCGGAGAAGGAAAATCCCATGGCGGAAGACAGCCGGTATCGCCGTGGGGCTGGCTTACCAAAGGTAAAAAAACACGGAAGGCACATAAGGCTTCAGATAAATTCATTCTAAAAAGGAGAAAATAATGGCGAGATCATTGAAAAAAGGTCCTTATATTGACGCCAAACTGATGAAAAAAATAACCCAACTGATCGATTCAGGAGAAAAAAAGATAATAAAGACCTATGCAAGAAGATCAATGATTCCTCCTGAATTCGTCGGTTTTACGATCGCTGTCCATAATGGAAATCGCTTCATCCCCGTCTATATCACCGAAAGAATGGTGGGCCATAAACTTGGAGAGTTCGCTCCTACACGCACATTCCGTCAGCATTCAGGCACAAGAAAAGAAGAAAAGAAACAGAGAGAGTTTGAAAAATGATTGCAAAAGCAGTTAAGCGTTATGAACGAATTTCTCCCAGAAAAGTGAAGAGAATGCTTGATATTATCAGAGGAAAAGGTGTTGTGGAAGCAAGGGCACTCTTGAAATTCAATCATTCACGATCCAGAATCCCCGTATTGAAAACCCTGGACTCCGCGGTCGCCAACCTAAAAGTGAAGGTCGGATCTGTTCGGGTCGACGACAGTGACCTGTATATCAAAGAGGCAAAAGCGGACGAGGGTCCGATGATGAAACGCTGGCGTGCAGGGTTTCGCGGTACAGCGGATATGATCAGACGAAGGACATGCCATATCACCCTGATCGTTGATTCATATAAACCACTTGAAAGCGAGGAAAAGTAATGGGACAAAA is a window from the candidate division WOR-3 bacterium genome containing:
- the tuf gene encoding elongation factor Tu (EF-Tu; promotes GTP-dependent binding of aminoacyl-tRNA to the A-site of ribosomes during protein biosynthesis; when the tRNA anticodon matches the mRNA codon, GTP hydrolysis results; the inactive EF-Tu-GDP leaves the ribosome and release of GDP is promoted by elongation factor Ts; many prokaryotes have two copies of the gene encoding EF-Tu), which translates into the protein DPAYECIWKLLDAIDSYIPTPQRDVDKPFLLAIEDIFSITGRGTVVTGRVERGRLKPGEEVEIVGFGKRFKTVATSLEMFRKILDEGVAGDNIGILLRGVGKDEVERGMVVARPDSINPHKRFNAEVYVLKKEEGGRHTPFFNGYRPQFYVRTTDVTGVVKLPEGVEMVMPGDNANLEVELITPVAIEQGLRFAIREGGKTVGAGVVTKIIE
- a CDS encoding 50S ribosomal protein L2, with translation MGIKKYRPTTPARRYYTVNKPDITKKEPEKSLIFSKKNSGGRNNLGRITARHRGGGHHKIIRMVDFRRDKDNISAVVQAIEYDPNRSALLALLAYADGEKRYIICPEGLSVGDSVISGEDVPIKIGNCLPMRSIPLGVEIHNIELSPNKGAELVRSAGLSCQLLAKEGRYGHIKLPSGEIRLIDLGCRATIGKVSNALHSSVSMGKAGRTRHQGIRPHVRGVAMNPIDHPLGGGEGKSHGGRQPVSPWGWLTKGKKTRKAHKASDKFILKRRK
- a CDS encoding 50S ribosomal protein L22 → MIAKAVKRYERISPRKVKRMLDIIRGKGVVEARALLKFNHSRSRIPVLKTLDSAVANLKVKVGSVRVDDSDLYIKEAKADEGPMMKRWRAGFRGTADMIRRRTCHITLIVDSYKPLESEEK
- a CDS encoding 50S ribosomal protein L3 — protein: MVGLIGKKIGMSQVFKEDGVVVPVSMIEAGPCPIVQVKDEKSDGYKAIQLGFGEKKNINKPLEGHLKKAGLKSVKRLFEIRVNNPEKYKVGERIDVSIFKDGDKISVTGWTKGRGFAGGVKRWGWHGGPASHGSMSHRRIGSAGPGSSPGRIWKNKTMPGRYGNERVTIKNLEVVKVDKEKNMLYIKGAVPGARNSYLLLLKEE
- a CDS encoding 50S ribosomal protein L23, which produces MRYEKIIKKALITEKASRLREMNIYQFVVSKKANKAQIKEAVEKLFGVQVIDVKTANLPGKPRRLGRSEGYVSGYKKASVTLKQGQTIEIAEGV
- a CDS encoding 30S ribosomal protein S10, yielding MNKLRIRLKSYDHRILDQSVKAIVETAKRFGVNISGPIPIPTERSLYTVLRSPHVDKKSREQFELRVHKRLIELNDVTSDIIDALNKLEIPAGVYIEVKAM
- a CDS encoding 50S ribosomal protein L4, with product METKLFDREGKEVGVVKLADDIFNQQINKVLLWENVTALLKNQRKGTACTKSRAEVRGGGKKPYRQKGIGWARHGSIRSPIWRGGGVTFGPKPRDYRVNIPKKKKFKALLSSLSAKAKEERIKIITELTVDSPKTKEIAGILKKFNLEQAKTLLSTEKIDNNLKLACRNIPNLTLKRVNEINCLDILSADYLLMTKNALQELEKRCATKK
- a CDS encoding 30S ribosomal protein S19; this encodes MARSLKKGPYIDAKLMKKITQLIDSGEKKIIKTYARRSMIPPEFVGFTIAVHNGNRFIPVYITERMVGHKLGEFAPTRTFRQHSGTRKEEKKQREFEK